TGCCGCCGCTGTTTGGATGTCTTGTATCTAATCTCGGAATTTGACAACTTCAGGCTCTTTAAACAATGCAATGACGTGTACCGTATCTAAAATTGCCACATAATCAAAAAGCTGAGGTGAACGGATATTTAAAGAGGAGATAGATTGATGTGGTATCTTAATTTTGATACAATTCTTAGCTCTAAATCCAAGAAAATTCATAAATTCCCTCTCACAAAACATAATAAATGAGAGACTATTTAGATACAACACTAAGATACAAAGCATTGGAAGagttgtatctaaacatgtaCTTAATGAATATAATACAACATAAGATGTGATGCATTGGGAGTTGCCCTGACGACACAAGCTTGCGGTTCTAAAATAAGAGCCATTGTTTACATCTGAGTGGTTTGGATTTGCGCTGCCTGCTTATTGCTTTCCTGGTCAGACGGGCAACAGTCCCAGACCCATCAAGGGATAACGCTCATGGAAAGGCACAAATTATTATCCTGTGATCGTTTTGGGCGACAATCACACAACACTTGGCGCCATTATTTTCGCTCTTCCGTTGTTTCCAGAACACCGCAATCGATCCTTGCTGACGAGGTTCTAACTCGGCAATACCCAAACTCGAGGGTTTTCGACTAAGGAGAGCACGGGGTGCACCAACAACCTCGTCGACTAACAAGGACCTAGGGGGACACAAGGATTACCTAGGTTTGGGGCCCTCAAAGAGGTAACAatccctacgtcctgctttggtGTTTTGTATTGATCAAGGTTACAGGGAAGCTCTGAGGTTATGGTGCGCAGATGGGATCTAGCGTGTGTGTAGAGGATCGCCCTTCACGATCTCCCATCCTAGCCTTATATACAAGCGGTTAGGTCTTGGGCGTGATAATCGGGATGGTTACAATCAGATCAGTACATTCTGCTATAGTAAGATTACGTTCCTTAGCTTGTGCCACATTCTAAGGGACTCGACTTGCGTATACTTGATGGGCCTTCGTGGGGATTGCCTGTTGGGCTGTACTAGGTATACGAAGGTTGAGGACCCGAAGGGTCATTCCTGaagggttcgttgcatagaaaacaaaaaaattcctacgGTTGAAACCACAAACGGGCGAAGATCATATCTAGGAGATGAAAGTAACGGGTAAACCGTAGTCTAGAAGGACTCACCTTCGAAGACCAAAAGCTTTGTTATCGAGAACGGTCCTCGTGGATGATGTAGACGATCACTTGCCGATCTCAAGATCGCGAAGATGAGCGGTGCAAACGAGCAGCGCATCCGCACTCGGTCACACGTACGGCTCGACGACGACCTCCGATCCCTCGTTCCAGCGGGGCAACGGAAGTAGTGGATCCACCGGGAACTCCAGCAGCACTacggcgtggtggtggtggtggtggagaaaCTATTTGAGCAGGGCTTCGCCTAAGCCATGGCTCGTGAGGTGGAGCAGCGGGAGGAAGGGACCAAGAGGTGCAAATGAGTGTGTAAGGAAGAGAAGAGCACCACCCCTTAGTATATATAGGAGTGGAAGGGCAACAGCCCCAAGGGGTGCCTCCACCTCTCCCCTCTTCATGTGAGTGGACACTCCACTCACAAACTCAAAGGTCCCCATATATAATGGGTGTAAAACTCCACTCAAAATGAAGGGGGTTTTCTCCCATAAACGaataaaacatttttaatTCTTTTATTTAATATTTGTCAATTCATTTAATCAACAAACATTAACACTTATCCCCTTGAACTATTCTGATATCCCGAAACAATTTCGGTGCTCCTGCAAACAATCGCCGCGCGCGCTGTCCAATCTTTTCTCCGGTGTTCCGTATCCACTCAAAAGCGTCGATGAACCTTAAGTGTGTCACCCTACGGTTCGTGAATGATGTGGACATGATCGAGACATATCTCCAATCAATTATCATCAGCGGGATGATCCGTAATGACTCCCACTCATTCAACGATGAATCTTGTGATCGCGTGAACCATAAACGTCGTAACCAATTCATTTTGTCTTGCGATATTTTACATGTCCGAGATCCGATCATCGGAATCAACTATACCTAGTTCGATCTCGTTACTGACAAGTACTCTTTACTCATTCCGTGATATGACATCCTTGTGACCTAGTTACGTGCTTGCAAGCGGTGTCGATGTGATAtcaccgagagggcccagagtaTATCTTTCCGTCATCTGGATGGACAAATCCCACTCTTGATAACTGAGCCTCAACTAATACTTTCAGAGTACCCAACGCCACCTTTATAGTCACCATGATACGGTGTGACGTTTAATGTCATCAAAGCACTCCTCCGGTGTCAGTGATTgacatgatctcatggtctaaggatcAGGGCTACTTCGTATGTGTTTGATACATCAATGTAAACTTAAAAGACTTGATCGAATTTCTATACCTACTATGGTGTGTgttcatcacatcattctcctaatgacgTGACCCTGTTATTAACATCATCCAATGTTCATGATCAGAAAACCTTGATTATCTGTTAATCAACAAGCTAGTTAAATGAGAGACATCACTAAGAACTCTTGTTTGTTTATTAGACACACATGCATTAACGTTTCCGGTTAATACAATTTTAGCATGAGAAATAAACATCTATCATAAACATGGAATAAGATAATAACCattttattattgcctctcgGCCATATTTCTTTCAATTCCCTTGTCACTCGCCATCCTGCATGTTCTGCGACGACCACTTGCAGCCGCGAAAGTTCCAGCAGCCATTCTTATCCGCTGGTTGCTACCTCCATGCTTGCTCTTCCGTAACTGCTCCCATGAACCATTGGTTCTGAAGCTTGTGTCTGATCATGCACTTCTCACTTGAGCTAATGCAGTGCCAAGCAAATCAGACCAGGAGCAAACTATGGCTACCGCCGGTTGCAGGTCAAATGTCGATCTAATTTGTGGAGAAAAGCAAGAATTTTCTGTGGGGAAATTGAAATGAGGAACAAGCAGGAGTTTTATTCGAGTGGAGAAGCAGCTGTACTTAGCGATCTGAGCTTTGCTGGGCCTTCTAGTCTAGCCAACACGTAGCAAGAAAGGAAGATCCAGGCTTGGTCTTGAGATTTTCGGGGCCGGTGCGAAATTAGGGATGAGAACCCAGTCGGGGCCTTTaataaaatataataataatgGCTACAAAAATTGACATGTCAAAAAGTTACTTAAAAAACTCCAAATGTTTTATCATGACTAGAAAAATTGAAGTGCTGCATTTTGGCACCAATTCAAACACCCTTAGCTCTTTACTCTCGAATTTCTTCAGATTCACTATGTTATTGTGTACGCGAAGGCAATCTTTCCGGTAGTCTCGAGACGTTTTGGctaagaaacaacaaaaatttcTAGACCACGGGTTGTTGTACATGGATATGGATTACAATCTTCTCCGTGGTAACATACCATAAAAATTAGGAATTTGTATGACTTTGCACCGACACTATTGAGAATCTTGGTCAGCCAAGTTCTGTAACATTGGATGGGAACAAATTGAGCGAAACAACTATCGGAAATCTTGTTTCTCGACGGCATGTGATAAAGCACCGCCGCTAGGAGAGAGTAAGAACGATGTTTTTTTAGTAAAATGCTCTCATGATCATTGCACTTTTCAAAATTTAGTCGCTGTATTTTGAAAACCGAAAAAGTTATGGTCCGTGAACTTGACGAAATATCTCAAATACGATCATCGGTACAATATTTTGTACGTATGGGTCCATAGACTATGCCGGCTTAGCTCggatttttgcatttttgcCACCTGAAAAATAATCCACAAGGATCAGGGCgcatttttttgtgttttcagGAGCCAAAATGCAAACATCCAAGCTGAGCTGTCATAGGAAACAGACACATACGTACAAGTTCATGaaccgtaacttttgatttacAAAATACAGTGAATAAATTGAGAATGAAACCAACTTCgcattttactttttttccTCACATGTTACTTCCTAACTAGCACAGTGCCtgtgcgttgccacggcctctTAAACATATGCACATGGAAATTCACATTTTAAAAAGGACAACGGCATAATTTAACATTCATTCGAAATAAGCAAACAACGAGTATTAATCAAAGTGTAATTTACTTCCTAAGTATTAGTCAAACGTGGCATGTGTTTTGTTTGTACAGACGATGTTGTATTCCCttttaaatttaatcaaagttctTACGGACCTGCCATTGGAATAcaggaacaaaacaaaaaactcaATTGAAAGAAACCATATGCAATCTAACCCAAAACAAATACTTTACTCGTCCATGATAATTACATACTATTGATAATTACATACTGAAGCTACTTATTCATGCCGCTTGTGATTTGAGCGGATGTTCAATAATGTGAGCTATAAGCTAATAAAGGAAAATAATAAAGCGGCCAGAACTGTCCATTAGCCCATTAGACTTTTAAAGATTAAATTTTACTTGCAAATGAGAGCTGTTGAGGGAGTGTGCAACCCTTTCGAAACAATGGAACCATGCGCGCACTTCTGGAACTCATGCATTCCTGTCAATTTCAGAACGTCCTCCAAGAACATCATCTCCGTCTGACTGTTGTCATTGGCCAATACTCCAATAGGCCTCTGTTCACAGTCCCTGAGAGCTTCGTTTCCTTGTCAATATATAAACTGAGTAATGCAGTACGTCAATTGTGGCAGGTAAATTCGCACTGTCTTTGATTTATAAAGAGGAATTAATGCCTTCCACAGAAACAACTTATGCTCCTCCTTCAGTGTCTTTGCAAACCCCACTAATCACACTCCCAAACACCTCCAAGAGCTCTGCAATCCCATTGTGGGGGTCTGCCTTATAGAAGATATTGCTCACAGCCTTGCGGATTTATGGCGTATACCGCCCATGAATTTCTCATATATCATATGCAAAATGTTTTCAAGCAATCCTTTTATCTAGAACAAATCGGGCAGCCTAGAGATAAACGAATTGTTCATGCACTGTTAGACAAATTCTAACATGTACTTCCCGGCCACCTTCGCATCAACAACCAGAGATACGACCAGTAGGTGGTACCATGAGAGGTCGAAGAACGGATTGTCCACGTCGGCCTCCTGGTTCCCTGCCGCCTAGCCGGACCTTGGACGGGAAGAACCCGAATAGGTTGATGGCAAACATACGCACGCAGGCCGAGACCATCGCCTCCGTGAGGCGAGGGGTGAAGGGGCGcatagagataaacaaaacttttcctacgtgaactcccaagatctagccgaggtagaaggccacaaggattaccactagatgcgcagttgcggattatcaatgcagcgccttgatgcagtgcagtccctcgatccgatccagtcgatccaatcccgcgatcgtcgaagtgctgaaggTACAACACCTCTGCCgatatccacacgtgcgaggaggagctccggcggcggactgctaggtacggtgcgacggttggactAAATGGGgttagggttctcaacgcatgagagtggcgaaccgtgccccttggacatcccacgcccctgcttatatatcgagtggaagtgggctccagcacttgtggcccatccactctgcgagtccaactcgcattgtcagtccatttccggttcgggtccaacccgaccaaatacttgctcccgctcttaagtgtgtgaccccgcaggctcatggcgacttggacacgattggagtccgactctcaatcgatcaatcggtagcggctcctagcagaacgtgccgactcccaagtaccatcgagtcatgacgacgtaccttccaatgtgacatacgtcttagccccttttgcctcacgatataccttgtcgaactataggcaattaatcgtcatccctttaatagtttaactctcttctcgatccgtgatatacgattcatccgactaactcttagttgatcgacccggttaacagttaaccgagtcgcgcatggccatgcttcccgaatcctatcactcgagagggcccagagagtatctctccagtcggaggggcaaaatcccatcttggttatcgaCATCACAcggcttgattctcagtcaacccgaactctgcctttataactgccctgttacggaacaacgtttgacagaacctaagttggtgatccacaactcggattgtgcgataacctcaggtctaaggattacattgattgagacatgcaaatgacgacctactcgttgcatctcaatatgggtcagtccgactcgctaaactctttagccgagtccgtgtaagctggaatgacatcaccatgcccatgacaagtggaaccgagtcatcagccaactttcacattagtttaggttatgtgtccagcacaacctcaatgactaaggacaatttagtatgaacaacatgaatacatagtttcacaatcaaatcacatattcaatgatacatatcagatgttcaaaaaaggacaactcaataatctttatgaatacattgggaattacatcatacgtgattgcctctagggcatattcccaacaagGGGCTCCGAGTCCCTGCCCCGGTCTATGGAGAAGTCGAGCAACACGCAGCAGAGGGGTAGCTGCGAGTGGAGGGGACGCCCTCATCGAGCGTCGGGAGCACTCGGCGGTGGGCCCCccgagaggcggcggcgtgaggagggatattttttttctacgtGGCTTCCTCGATCCGAGGGCAAAGTGAAATAGGAATGGATCGGGGTGCCCGACGACcactggaggaggaggtgattGGTGGCCACGGGAGCAGGAGCAggggggcggcggccaccCCGTGGGGacaggaggtggaggagcgggccggcggcgccgggcacGGGCGCAAGGAGCGGccacgggaggaggaggggtggaggcAGTGGAGATTTGCCAAAATAACCTCAGCTTTTATAGAAAAGCCCAGTTCCGTTCTCAATTGGGACTGCGCGTTGatttctaaaaaaaggaaggagCAAAACACAAAATTGCCGGGACGAAGACCAACGACAGAAACACTATtgtttttattattaggtaCACATTAATTGGTGACGGTCTTTTTTCGAAGAAAATCTCCGtaaattttcgaaataaacCGGGGATGGAGGGAGCAGTGTGTTACTGATCTTGCAGTGCTCTGGTCTCCGCTGCTCCTGCCCCGAGCCGCCGAGCGTCTCCCGCGCCCCCCTCCCACGCTAGGGTTTCCCTCGGCCGACGTCCCGCGCGACTAGCTCCTCTGCGTTCCCAGGTGATCTCCTAGCTCCGCCTAGTCTATCGCCCTACCGGCTGTGTCGCTCCTCTTACGTTCCGCATCGTCCCGTGTGGTAcgcctccgcggccgccgctcgtctGCGCCGTTTGCAGGTTGGGCCAGCGCGAAACCCATCCCTAAGGGCTCGTTTGGTTCCTCGGAATCCCCCCGGGATCCCGGCCCAATACCCGGTGTTAGAATCCACGGGGCACTTTAGCTCTGGGTAGCCCACTGGCGCATTTGGCTGCCCTCCATCCCGTGTCTTTTCGGCCCCATCCTGCCATCCACGCCGTTTCCGCGGGGAAAGAATCCGCGTGTGGGGACGTCGGGGAGAAAACCTCGTCTCTCTCCTCGCTCTCTCGCGCCTGCGCTaatcctctctctctctcgctcgcacgaactcctccccctccctctGTCCCGCGTCGCTCCTAACGCCGCGTCCTAGAGCATACCCGGCGGCCCTTCAATTCCTTCACTGCGAcgacccggcggcggcccctctGTTTCTTCCCTGCTGGATCCGGCGCCGACCCGTCCTCCTGTCTCTTCCCTACacagatccggcggcggctcctcctACAATTTCTTATCTTCACGATCAGGCGGTAGTTCCTCCTCCAACAGCTTCCTTGTGCAGATCCATGGCGGCTCCTCTTCTATGAGCATCCCTTTTTGATTGCATATGCCACTAGCTTCCTTGTAGAATTTCTTCCCTACCTCCATGGTCATTTCGTCAACAGGGATGCTTGAGATTTCCCCGATGGTGGGAGGGGATCCCGTGTGCTCTTAAAAATCCCCGCTAGGGCTTTGTTTCCCAGGCTTTTATTTCCCTCACAACCAAATGAGCCCTAAGATGGGAAGAGGCGACGGAGAGAAAGAAGGCaaacgccgccgcggccgcagcAGCAAGAGATCTCGGGACGCCTCACCATCATCTGACTCCGATTCTTACCCTTCCTCGGCTTCCTCCCCCGGCCGTAGTCTCGAGCACCGGAGCCATAGCGGCAGCAAGCACAGAAAGTCGTCCAACTCGTCCCATCGCCAACATCATCACCACAAAAGCAGTGGCCGCTCACACTGTTCCCGCGACGAaaaccgtcgccgccgccgtaggaGACGCAGGGATGAGGGGCGGGTACAGCGCCATGGCGATGCCAGTGACTTTTCTGGATCAGGTTCAGAGGATTCAGATAatgaggaggcgcggcagatTGTGCGCGGCATTCTCAGTGAATTCCCAGCTGTTGCTGGTGAGCTTTGTCAGGTACAATCTTCAATAATTCATTTCAAGTTCTTCATTGGGGATTTTTCTATTACAGGTTGACCGACTCTAGACCTGCAAATTACATcacaataaaagaaaaaaatcagttAATTTGCATAAGACAGTAGTCTATCCGATGAAGTATTCTTACCAATTGAAAACTATAGCTGTTACAGCTGAAGTGGATAAATTATAGTTATGTTCTAATCCATATTTGTGAAGATATTTTGAGTCGTAATTTGTAGTCTTTATTCCTGTAAAGATCTCAACTTGTGGCTGCCACCTGTTCATTTGGCACAAACCACTGAGATGAGAATGGCTATGGATTACTTTAGCTGAGATAAGGAATGATAGTACATTATTCTCTTTAAACATGCGGTGTATTTTTTAAGTCTGTAGCAATGCCCCGGTATTTTGCTAGTATCTTAAAAATGTAAAAGAGAGTGGGATATCAGGATATTACAGTGTGAACCAATCTGTTACATTTACTGTGCATCATTGGAATGACCTGTCTATATTTTATAAAAGACGCCAAAGTTCTTGATTTATATCATCTACTAATTGTTAACACTGCACTGCAAATAGTCTTGGTAAACTATGGTACTAATAGTAACACATGAatgtcattttttatttagCAATAATTCAAACAGAAACTGCATTTTGATGTTAATATCgcattttgttcttttcttgtaTTTCAATCTTATGTTTCTCATTTCTACAGTTATTCTGCTAGTAGAAGTATACTTAGTTGGTTTGTGCATCCCTAGATCTATTTTACAAGTGACAGTGTAATGAGCATTTCTAATGGAATGCACTGAAGATGCTtttcttattatttttttgagtaaATATCACAGAACCCCTGCAGTTGAACAATGTGTATCAGAAAACTACACCTTTTGGAATTCTTATCACATAAACCTGATTCTTGAACTAAACTGTATCAGAAAACCCCTAATTCGGCCATCAGGTCAGCTAACAGCTATTCCGGctgtgggtcccacctgtcagcctCAGAATTATATAAAGGCTTAGGTTTAggcggtccggtccggttcttGGCTGGTCCGGACCGGTTCAGGCCACCCTGAGACCATCTATGGAGATTCTGTGAGCCACTGTGCCTTTGGGGAGATACAGCTGCATGCTGTTCTTGTCGTCAAAGAACTAGGCATAGAAGATGGCGTTCTGGAAGGGCAGAGTgttagagcaactctagcagatCCTGTAAAATCGGAACGGAAAAACGTGAGTTCAGTCTACCGAACTCGTGTTTTTCGGTACCAATTTTACCCGGGCAGAACAGAATCCGCAAACTGGCCTGAAAAACTTAAGGGGCACAATGTACTTACTAGCCGCTTCATGTGAAGTCTCCCCTCTTCCATCGCGAGAGACGAAGCGGCGGGCAGCGAGAGGCATGGGACAGCGGTGGCATAAGAACTGTTAGCGGCAGGCGCAACCGAACCAGTCTGAACCGGCCAAGAACCGGACCTGGGCGGACCACTGGACCGCCTAAACCTAAGCGCTTTTATGATTCTGAGGCTGACAAGTGGGACCCACTGTCAGAATCGCTGTTACCTGAGCTGATGACCAAATTAGGGGTTTTCTGATACAGTTTAGTACAGAAGTCAGGGTTAAGTGataaaaaatccaaaaaatgtactccctccattccataattcttgtctcaaatttgtccaaaaatggatgtatctattactaAAAAGCGTTtcgatacatgtaatatttcgacaagaattatgggacggagggagtagtttgaTACACTTCGTTTAATTATAGGGTTTCTGTGATATTTACTCTATTCTTTTGTTGTAAAGTACACACTAATCCATTTTCAATGGTGGCTTGGCTTGCACTCATTTTAGTAAATGGAGTTGAAGCTGTAACTAGGATGCGCACATTTCGCATAGATTGGTTTATTCTTTTGTTAATCCAACACATACACTTTTTTTCAAATGGCATATGGTTCATTTAGTTTTGGTGCATTTTCAAGGGTTCTGAGCTCACTCTACTGCACACAGCCACATGCACATATTTCCACAATATTACACAAGTATATTTTCAGTTCGTGCCCACTTCATTTCAATTCAATGATTCAATCTACTTATATTTTGTACTTATTCAAATGCACTTTCTGTTATAGTATTACCAATGCTTGCtcgctgctgttgctgctagTTTCACTGGATATGAGAGAGTTGAAGGGAGAGATTTTTTTGTCCTACTTTTAGTTAGTTTTGTTCTACATCATATCGGCTATCTCTGATATCCCTATGAAATAATAACTTCTGTTAACGCGCAGCTCCTTCAAATGATAGATGGCGGTGAAGGCATTGATATTTCTGGAATATCTGACAAGCCATTGGTGAAGCGCCTGAAGAAACTTTTCAGATCGCTGAAGCTGAAAGAAAGTTCAAATGGAGCTTACTTGCTACCACCAAAAAGAGTTCCTACTCTTGATATTATTGGACCAATATTATCAGGAAGTGCTAAATGTGGGGATGATCAAAATGAGAATGCGATGTTACAGAAGAGACAACAACTACTGTCATCTAATTTTGATGTACAAAATAAAGATGATTTCCCTCCTGCACACGGAGGAAAAGTTGACAGGGAAGATGACACCCCGAAAAAGAGGTAATTATTAGTGTTCTCTGGACTGATGACAATAAGTGGTTGTGCCTTCTTGCTTCTGGGTCTGGCAGATATTTAACTGATTTATTTTTATGCTTTGGGTAATACTAGTAGATGTTGTATTGACTGTTTACAGCCTACGGTCAGATGTTCATTTCAGGCAGATAATTTGACCTGATTTGTGAGAGAACTGAGCGCTAGTTCAGTGGCCAGGTACTATTGGGTGTTCTGAACCAGCCTGGTTCAACTCCACATGGGCAAGTATACAACTGAGTTTCTCGCTTCTACTTGGACAAAAACAAAGGGGGCTGCTTAGACAAAATATCAAGGGCACCCTGCCCGTAGGTCTTCGTATTTATTTACTTGATATATGATTTTCTTAGTGTTTGAGCAATAGCAGTAGATGTACTGCCCCCCTGGTATTTTTTTAACTTCACCTGATTTATGATTTGTTCAACAGTAGATGATATATTGGCCTGTACATAATCAGTATGATGTGAATTGTCCATAATCAAATGTCAAGTTCTCGGTTGTACTGTAGTGGTGCTACCAGAGGACACTGATTGCATGGGAATGGTACAGTGTTGTATGTTTGCTATTGGTGTCTGTTCTGTATAATGACTAGGCAAATCACATAACTTAATCTGGACCCATATCAGGATCCTCTTCGTTGATGCTTCATAATTgctgccttttctttcttgcacAAAATATCCTACTTTTCTAGAATTCCTGTTTTCTAGATTTGGCATTTAGCGGGCTCTTATTGTAGCTGAATGTTTTTGGGAAATGCTTATTCATCTCTCACTTGTTATCCAGCAAAATAATAAGATGCCTTTTAAAATAATTTCTCAGTTTTGTCCAACAAGGTTTCTTGTGTGTAGGGTAATTGGTCCTGCAATGCCATCACGTGAGTTACTAGCTGCAGCAGCTGAAATGACAGAGGCTCTTAGGTGCCGGTAAGGTTTTATTTCTGTGACCTTATGATACAATGCAGGGACTGTAAGAAGTTCTGTCATCCAATGAGTCACTGAATCATAACTCATCGAGCACCGTTTTATACTCTTAATACTAAATATACCTTTTCTACCTCTGTCATCCAATGAGTCACTGAATCATAACTCATTGAGCACCGTTTTATACTCTTAATACTAAATATACCTTTTCTACCTCCAGGGATGCTGAATTGGAAGCTGATAATGATTCTCTTATAGGACCTCCACCACCTGCCATGGTTGCTGAAGCTGCATCTGCAAATGAAGCTGAGCGATTTGAAGAGGTACATTTTAGTGAcaattttatttgcaaatgTTTATACATAATTTTAGATTGTTCTGCATGACAATTATGTAGTATGTACAAGTGTTGACACAACAGTCTGCCGTTCTTGTGTGGTCTACATTGTTTCCTGCTTTGACTAGTTATATTTAGCTCTAAAAGTTGTCTTAACCTCTTAGGTCCTTTGTTATTCGCATCTCTATGGTCTATGCTAGGCCTTTAAGTTGGCAGAAGACATCGTAAGTGCAGTGTAGGTTCCATTCTCATTTGTTTGTGAGCCATGAACATATTTACTAGGCCGTTTTCTTACCCTTTTGTTTATTAGTTTGCTATTGGCAGTGTTCGTATAATCTATTTGTGGAGCCAGTTTATCTTGTCAACGATGTCAGATATATTCCAATAGTTggcatgtactccctctgatcctaaattcttgactcaaatttgctcaaatatggatgtatctattcgttaaaagcgtctagatacatgtaatatttcgacaacaatttaggatcggagagagtatcatcTAACCTGTGATTGTATTGGTATTTCGAAATTTCGTACTGAGCATTACGTAATGTTATTTCTTGGTTAAGTTGTTACCAGGATTCTAATTTTTCTGTTCCATCATATTGGTCATAGGCAAACTACTTAGCGCTCTTAACATTTTTCTTGCTTTGAGTAAACTGTGGTCGATTGGAAATCATTTTTGTTAGGCTATTTGGTATCGCATATCTAGTTTTGATTTGATGTATACTATTTATTGGTCTTTAATTCTTTATTTTCATGGAGTTGGTTGTAGGTTACTCGAATATTGGGTGCTGATGCAGACGCGCTCTATGATGTTCTGGGCATAAACTGGAAGATGTCATCTGAGAACATTAAGAAAAGGTGCTGTTTTTGTACTTTGCATGTCGTATTATATTTATGTTGtgtaagtactattttttgggtgggtgggtgggggacTTTACCCTGTGGCCCGTTCACTGATATCAAAGAGCGCGCCTCtcacccttttcttttcctctctgTCAGTGTTCTTTGATTAtgttttttcagaaaaatgttTTACTTTAGAGTTTTTTATGATCAGAAAAAGCTCAGTAGATATCACTAACCCTGTCAGGGTTGCAGCTACACCCTGATTGAGTGGGATACCAGCCCTGGATGCCT
The Brachypodium distachyon strain Bd21 chromosome 2, Brachypodium_distachyon_v3.0, whole genome shotgun sequence genome window above contains:
- the LOC100833068 gene encoding uncharacterized protein LOC100833068 codes for the protein MSPKMGRGDGEKEGKRRRGRSSKRSRDASPSSDSDSYPSSASSPGRSLEHRSHSGSKHRKSSNSSHRQHHHHKSSGRSHCSRDENRRRRRRRRRDEGRVQRHGDASDFSGSGSEDSDNEEARQIVRGILSEFPAVAGELCQLLQMIDGGEGIDISGISDKPLVKRLKKLFRSLKLKESSNGAYLLPPKRVPTLDIIGPILSGSAKCGDDQNENAMLQKRQQLLSSNFDVQNKDDFPPAHGGKVDREDDTPKKRVIGPAMPSRELLAAAAEMTEALRCRDAELEADNDSLIGPPPPAMVAEAASANEAERFEEVTRILGADADALYDVLGINWKMSSENIKKRYWKLSLLVHPDKCPHPSAQEAFVKLNNAFKDLQDPGKRGVIDEKIKKKEEMEQFEVELKAMREAAEWRRLQGISLEGDEELLAAPKQPQEPPTRDEWMTTLPPERKAGVPMHSTTSFSMNGKEGRGDTSVWTDSPLDRAQKAQQNYLEAYNKAKAIADGYEDKGKSSDASLVDKYNSSKRSVSLVQKHRESKKEKKKHKQRDKEGWEENHPWKPWDREKDLTAGRQNVALDPENMTQGLSSRFSSGAVQRNFL